Proteins from a single region of Megachile rotundata isolate GNS110a chromosome 7, iyMegRotu1, whole genome shotgun sequence:
- the Fak gene encoding protein tyrosine kinase 2 Fak isoform X3 — MMVERVEDHLFMYRRPVYRVFQYLETTDHEGMSTGVGDGGGGGGGGVQGSGGGRNTPPHGSPTPMDKATLKVHLPNGGFNLVKFGDAIDVKGIISLVTSRLAVGTRHYRHLYAMRLYHPGSGESYWLHQDTTMYQVQEKYEKKHPHCEWRYELRVRYLPQNLNDLYEKDKVTFYYYYDQVRNDYLCANHSALDQDVAVQLCCLEIRYFFKDMHQIALDKKSNLEYLEREVGLHKFLPRSVLNGMKPKALRKLIQQHFKKVAALSELECMFKFFDLLRAHYRFDQERFICALGSSWSIPVELVIGPDLGISYMAHRGGTVPTRMAEFSQIQSIQTLVSDCKEHAKACIKLRVAGTAETLSITCSSLDQAESLADLIDGYCRLVTGSNTSLWNRKAASWKNYPCPCKDAHPPKYRQDGGSNSPEKNVSKTGTILSEDYAEIVDEEGDYSTPATRDYEIVRNQVELGEIIGEGQFGNVHKGSYKGRDNQTIAVAVKTCKVDADLATSEKFLEEAYIMQQFEHPHIIRLIGVCSEAPIWLVMELARLGEMRAYLQSNKHRLDLATLLLYTFQLSTALSYLESKKFVHRDIAARNVLVSAHNCVKLADFGLSRWVEDQSYYTASKCKLPIKWMAPESINFRRFTTSSDVWMFGVCMWEILMLGVKPFQGVKNNEVIRKLENGERLALPNHCPPRLYSLMSQCWSYEPSKRPTFKEIRETLHEILLEEKHQQQETMRRENRRVQAMSWGADDVPPPKPSRQPQNATDQSQLTAVAPVSTYIVAQSPEVLAQLLKDNQSRGVCPSVYTTPASPFNTLAVQFQDEDQVLTTALVSDLPFFDPAVSEPSASHDTHSGDSTLSDTNLDSLESSDTPLMSSLGISETAQAQSPAANRKQQQKVKEMQNLYAVSSKVVGSVTGDLYSPVQKFSTSSSIPVTTTAASCGEIYGPVANFTQSSAIVGNLSQSPSVGGNFGENPGNFGPSSLTNIVGSNTQNLSGNCGQFSSNVGQPISQNVSCSQSSAGVYPRAPIVSSTNAAIPTSAAECLYGPVLKFRAQNIQHQNVSDFGASAASCMPNQRGNLVHTSTSGQNLQTQPLHAQNYQHQQIYSNISHLGSQPMYLPQHVQNIQRQNTIHQAVSYIPAQHVSQQSQSSGANQLYTAHATSVGLVQPLKVQGPVYAQQMQPGMASHVQSSQATGVNQQLSYNMAQNHPVQVHFTSTSGATVQQANQQYIHQSNVVIGQQASSINVTQQLGQAQCNVTNPTTSAVNVTQYLAQPPLQPGIVRSSTPQIATGVAKITTFVTHKQDEQLTSSTDGTLSGSLISSAVSDSTMSSSSSMTEEAQQDQRTVQSQLFDNATENFNSGVDDEQKLLEQRLLEQQRQSEEDSRWLAREEKRLSIATSGDESASPPVPRSVTQSPNHEQHSANTGSLGSDKGSEKVIVVKKMEPTPTADLDRTNDKVYDCTTSVVRAVMSLSQGVQQSKAEQYLELVRKVGIELRALLSSVDALMDILPISAHREVEMAHKVLSKDMAELVTAMKQAQKYSATTLDVEYRKGMLSAAHILAMDAKNLLDVIDSIRIRYPYVDSQICQKQNNIAPKEPTQESRIRSSQSGEQFLRRSQSSERQGTTFRQSQSGELLHKMGQSVDRSFQGSQSDVNSSSSLERRHHIVTNSLERNSTTRRQMTTNSLERKRPSLSCNISPMNNSVNLPPMVPVTCNLVQTVHPSQTVTTGVNQQSVFASNNKTTNESATTDS; from the exons ATGATGGTGGAGCGTGTTGAAGATCATCTCTTCATGTATCGACGTCCCGTTTACCGGGTCTTCCAGTACCTCGAAACCACCGA CCATGAGGGGATGAGCACTGGCGTGGGAGATGGAGGtggaggtggtggtggtggtgtacAGGGAAGCGGAGGCGGAAGAAACACGCCGCCCCATGGATCGCCCACCCCCATGGATAAAGCGACTTTGAAAGTCCATCTTCCTAACG GTGGTTTCAACCTGGTTAAGTTCGGTGACGCGATCGATGTAAAGGGTATCATCTCTTTGGTAACCAGTCGATTAGCTGTTGGCACGCGACACTACAGACATCTCTACGCTATGAGGCTCTATCACCCTGGATCGGGGGAAAGTTACTGGTTACATCAAGACACTACCATGTACCAG GTTCAGGAAAAGTACGAAAAGAAACATCCCCATTGCGAGTGGAGGTACGAGTTAAGAGTGCGATACCTGCCGCAGAACCTGAACGATTTGTACGAAAAGGATAAAGTGACATTCTATTATTACTATGATCAG GTTCGAAACGATTATTTATGCGCGAACCACTCGGCCTTAGACCAAGACGTAGCGGTTCAATTATGCTGTCTTGAAATTCGATATTTCTTTAAAGACATGCACCAGATAGCACTCGACAAGAAGAGCAATCTCGAGTACCTAGAAAGAGAG GTTGGTCTGCACAAGTTTTTACCCCGATCCGTGTTAAACGGAATGAAACCAAAGGCTCTACGCAAATTGATACAACAGCACTTCAAGAAGGTGGCAGCGTTGTCTGAACTAGAATGCATGTTCAAATTCTTCGACCTGTTACGGGCGCATTATAGATTCGACCAAGAGAGATTTATATGTGCTTTGGGG TCAAGCTGGTCAATACCTGTAGAACTAGTCATTGGACCAGATTTAGGAATATCTTATATGGCACACAGAGGTGGAACGGTG CCAACGAGGATGGCAGAGTTTTCTCAAATACAGTCTATTCAGACCCTCGTATCAGACTGTAAGGAGCACGCAAAAGCCTGTATTAAATTGAGGGTAGCTGGAACAGCCGAAACGTTAAGTATAACCTGTTCGAGCCTGGACCAAGCAGAAAGCcttgcagatctgatcgatggATACTGTAGGCTAGTTACTGGAAGTAATACTTCGTTATGGAATAGAAAAG CTGCATCGTGGAAAAACTATCCCTGTCCATGCAAAG ATGCTCATCCACCAAAATATAGGCAAGATGGAGGCTCAAATAGTCCAGAGAAAAATGTGAGCAAAACTGGAACTATTTTGTCGGAAGATTATGCAGAGATTGTAGACGAGGAAGGAGATTACTCGACTCCTGCTA CCAGAGATTATGAAATAGTAAGGAACCAAGTGGAACTGGGTGAAATTATCGGAGAAGGTCAATTCGGTAATGTACATAAAGGGTCTTACAAAGGAAGGGATAACCAAACTATAGCAGTAGCAGTGAAAACCTGCAAAGTCGACGCGGATCTCGCTACATCGGAGAAGTTCCTCGAAGAAGCTT ATATAATGCAGCAGTTCGAGCATCCTCATATTATAAGATTGATCGGAGTATGCTCAGAAGCACCAATTTGGTTAGTGATGGAATTAGCTAGGTTAGGAGAGATGCGAGCTTACTTGCAATCGAATAAACACCGTCTGGACCTCGCCACGCTTTTACTATATACATTTCAACTAAGTACTGCCCTATCTTACCTCGAAAGCAAGAAATTCGTCCACAG AGACATAGCTGCTAGAAACGTGCTAGTTTCTGCGCACAATTGCGTAAAGTTAGCCGACTTTGGCCTTAGTAGATGGGTAGAGGATCAAAGCTACTACACCGCGAGTAAATGTAAGTTACCTATAAAGTGGATGGCGCCTGAAAGCATAAATTTTCGAAGATTTACAACGTCTTCTGATGTCTGGATGTTTG GTGTATGCATGTGGGAAATCTTGATGTTGGGTGTAAAGCCATTTCAAGGCGTGAAAAACAACGAAGTGATTCGCAAACTTGAAAATGGCGAACGACTCGCGCTACCAAATCACTGCCCCCCACGATTATATTCCTTGATGTCTCAATGCTGGAGCTACGAGCCCAGCAAACGACCGACGTTCAAAGAAATCAGAGAAACTCTGCA TGAAATATTGCTAGAAGAAAAACATCAGCAGCAAGAAACGATGAGACGAGAAAACAGGAGAGTACAGGCCATGTCTTGGG GCGCAGACGATGTACCACCGCCGAAACCCTCGAGGCAACCACAAAACGCGACGGATCAGTCTCAACTAACCGCCGTAGCACCAGTTTCGACGTATATCGTTGCTCAAAGTCCTGAAGTTCTTGCACAACTTCTCAAGGATAATCAAAGCAGGGGGGTATGTCCCTCCGTGTACACAACTCCCGCATCGCCCTTTAATACCTTAGCAGTGCAGTTCCAAGACGAAGATCAAGTCTTAACCACTGCCTTAGTTTCAGATCTACCTTTTTTCGATCCAGCTGTCTCCGAACCTTCCGCCTCCCACGACACTCATTCAGGAGACTCTACCTTATCCGATACGAATCTAGACTCCCTCGAATCCTCGGACACTCCTCTCATGTCTAGCCTCGGTATATCAGAGACGGCGCAAGCCCAATCACCTGCTGCTAACAGAAAGCAGCAACAAAAGGTTAAAGAGATGCAAAATTTATACGCGGTTAGTTCGAAAGTGGTCGGTAGCGTTACCGGAGATCTTTACTCTCCCGTGCAAAAGTTCTCCACGTCTAGCTCTATCCCCGTCACAACTACCGCAGCTAGCTGCGGCGAAATATACGGACCAGTCGCTAATTTCACACAGAGCTCCGCTATCGTTGGTAACCTTAGTCAAAGTCCTAGCGTGGGCGGTAACTTCGGCGAGAATCCCGGAAACTTTGGGCCTAGTAGCTTAACAAATATCGTAGGGTCGAATACTCAGAATCTGTCCGGCAATTGTGGTCAATTCTCCTCTAACGTTGGTCAACCGATAAGTCAGAACGTCAGCTGTTCGCAAAGTTCTGCTGGCGTGTATCCTCGTGCGCCTATCGTTAGCTCGACCAATGCTGCCATACCCACGTCAGCCGCGGAATGCCTTTACGGTCCTGTCCTAAAATTCCGGGCGCAAAACATCCAACATCAAAACGTGTCCGACTTCGGTGCGTCTGCTGCATCGTGCATGCCAAATCAAAGGGGCAACTTGGTGCACACTTCCACTTCCGGGCAAAATCTGCAAACCCAACCATTGCACGCTCAAAACTACCAACATCAGCAAATATACTCGAACATCAGCCACCTGGGATCGCAGCCAATGTACTTGCCGCAGCACGTGCAAAACATTCAACGCCAAAATACCATTCATCAAGCGGTTTCTTACATCCCCGCGCAACACGTCAGCCAGCAAAGTCAATCGAGCGGCGCCAACCAACTTTATACGGCCCATGCGACCTCCGTCGGGCTGGTACAACCTCTGAAAGTTCAGGGTCCCGTGTACGCGCAACAAATGCAGCCTGGAATGGCGAGTCATGTGCAAAGTTCGCAAGCAACGGGCGTGAATCAGCAATTGTCCTATAATATGGCGCAAAATCACCCTGTCCAAGTGCATTTCACTTCCACGTCGGGAGCTACGGTTCAGCAGGCTAACCAGCAATACATTCATCAAAGTAACGTCGTTATCGGACAGCAAGCGAGTTCCATTAATGTCACGCAACAGCTTGGTCAGGCACAATGTAACGTTACCAATCCGACTACCAGCGCAGTAAACGTAACGCAATATTTAGCGCAACCGCCTCTGCAACCAGGAATCGTAAGATCCAGTACGCCTCAGATAGCGACTGGCGTAGCGAAAATTACTACGTTCGTAACTCATAAACAGGACGAACAATTGACAAGCTCTACCGATGGTACGCTGTCCGGGTCTCTGATATCATCCGCTGTCAGTGATAGCACAATGTCATCGAGCAGCTCGATGACAGAGGAGGCTCAGCAAGATCAG AGAACCGTACAATCGCAGCTATTCGACAACGCTACGGAGAACTTTAACAGCGGCGTGGATGATGAACAAAAGTTGCTAGAGCAGCGACTTTTGGAACAACAACGTCAGTCTGAAGAGGACAGTCGTTGGTTGGCTAGAGAAGAG AAACGTTTATCCATTGCAACGAGTGGAGACGAAAGTGCCAGTCCACCAGTTCCACGTTCAGTGACGCAGTCACCAAATCACGAGCAACACAGTGCTAATACTGGTTCTTTAGGTTctgacaaaggcagcgagaaaGTAATCGTTGTAAAG AAAATGGAACCAACACCTACTGCAGATTTAGATAGAACCAATGACAAAGTGTATGATTGCACTACCAGTGTTGTGCGGGCTGTAATGTCCCTTTCTCAAG GTGTTCAGCAGAGCAAAGCAGAACAATACTTGGAGTTAGTACGTAAAGTAGGTATTGAACTGAGAGCATTGCTTTCATCTGTAGATGCACTGATGGATATATTACCTATATCTGCTCATCGTGAAGTAGAAATGGCTCATAAGGTACTTAGCAAAGACATGGCAGAGCTTGTAACAGCTATGAAACAAGCCCAAAAATATAGTGCAACTACTTTGGACGTAGAATATCGGAA GGGAATGTTGTCAGCAGCACACATTTTAGCAATGGATGCAAAGAATCTGTTAGATGTAATTGATTCGATCCGTATTCGTTACCCATACGTGGATAGTCAAATTTGTCAGAAGCAAAACAATATCGCACCAAAAGAACCTACACAGGAAAGTCGTATTCGTTCCAGTCAATCTGGAGAACAATTTCTAAGGAGAAGTCAGTCTAGCGAGCGTCAGGGTACCACCTTCAGGCAGAGTCAAAGCGGTGAACTTTTACATAAAATGGGTCAGTCCGTCGATCGATCGTTTCAG gGTAGTCAAAGTGACGTTAATTCCAGCTCTAGTTTAGAAAGAAGACATCATATTGTTACTAACAGCCTCGAACGCAATTCAACGACCAGAAGACAAATGACGACTAATAGTTTAGAAAGAAAACGACCATCTTTGTCGTGTAATATCAGTCCTATGAATAATTCGGTTAATTTGCCACCAATGGTACCAGTTACTTGTAATTTAGTCCAAACGGTTCATCCGAGTCAGACAGTGACAACAGGTGTTAATCAACAGTCAGTGTTTGCATCTAATAACAAAACAACAAATGAAAGTGCGACAACTGATAGCTAA
- the Fak gene encoding protein tyrosine kinase 2 Fak isoform X1 — protein MLELVERKANGISWPSCRGQTLNTFAKDPKGILFLRRDKGCPREKRWRKENGGLLCSLGQLGCNESYSPDTLGTWKFHKVSRKSHEGMSTGVGDGGGGGGGGVQGSGGGRNTPPHGSPTPMDKATLKVHLPNGGFNLVKFGDAIDVKGIISLVTSRLAVGTRHYRHLYAMRLYHPGSGESYWLHQDTTMYQVQEKYEKKHPHCEWRYELRVRYLPQNLNDLYEKDKVTFYYYYDQVRNDYLCANHSALDQDVAVQLCCLEIRYFFKDMHQIALDKKSNLEYLEREVGLHKFLPRSVLNGMKPKALRKLIQQHFKKVAALSELECMFKFFDLLRAHYRFDQERFICALGSSWSIPVELVIGPDLGISYMAHRGGTVPTRMAEFSQIQSIQTLVSDCKEHAKACIKLRVAGTAETLSITCSSLDQAESLADLIDGYCRLVTGSNTSLWNRKAASWKNYPCPCKDAHPPKYRQDGGSNSPEKNVSKTGTILSEDYAEIVDEEGDYSTPATRDYEIVRNQVELGEIIGEGQFGNVHKGSYKGRDNQTIAVAVKTCKVDADLATSEKFLEEAYIMQQFEHPHIIRLIGVCSEAPIWLVMELARLGEMRAYLQSNKHRLDLATLLLYTFQLSTALSYLESKKFVHRDIAARNVLVSAHNCVKLADFGLSRWVEDQSYYTASKCKLPIKWMAPESINFRRFTTSSDVWMFGVCMWEILMLGVKPFQGVKNNEVIRKLENGERLALPNHCPPRLYSLMSQCWSYEPSKRPTFKEIRETLHEILLEEKHQQQETMRRENRRVQAMSWGADDVPPPKPSRQPQNATDQSQLTAVAPVSTYIVAQSPEVLAQLLKDNQSRGVCPSVYTTPASPFNTLAVQFQDEDQVLTTALVSDLPFFDPAVSEPSASHDTHSGDSTLSDTNLDSLESSDTPLMSSLGISETAQAQSPAANRKQQQKVKEMQNLYAVSSKVVGSVTGDLYSPVQKFSTSSSIPVTTTAASCGEIYGPVANFTQSSAIVGNLSQSPSVGGNFGENPGNFGPSSLTNIVGSNTQNLSGNCGQFSSNVGQPISQNVSCSQSSAGVYPRAPIVSSTNAAIPTSAAECLYGPVLKFRAQNIQHQNVSDFGASAASCMPNQRGNLVHTSTSGQNLQTQPLHAQNYQHQQIYSNISHLGSQPMYLPQHVQNIQRQNTIHQAVSYIPAQHVSQQSQSSGANQLYTAHATSVGLVQPLKVQGPVYAQQMQPGMASHVQSSQATGVNQQLSYNMAQNHPVQVHFTSTSGATVQQANQQYIHQSNVVIGQQASSINVTQQLGQAQCNVTNPTTSAVNVTQYLAQPPLQPGIVRSSTPQIATGVAKITTFVTHKQDEQLTSSTDGTLSGSLISSAVSDSTMSSSSSMTEEAQQDQRTVQSQLFDNATENFNSGVDDEQKLLEQRLLEQQRQSEEDSRWLAREEKRLSIATSGDESASPPVPRSVTQSPNHEQHSANTGSLGSDKGSEKVIVVKKMEPTPTADLDRTNDKVYDCTTSVVRAVMSLSQGVQQSKAEQYLELVRKVGIELRALLSSVDALMDILPISAHREVEMAHKVLSKDMAELVTAMKQAQKYSATTLDVEYRKGMLSAAHILAMDAKNLLDVIDSIRIRYPYVDSQICQKQNNIAPKEPTQESRIRSSQSGEQFLRRSQSSERQGTTFRQSQSGELLHKMGQSVDRSFQGSQSDVNSSSSLERRHHIVTNSLERNSTTRRQMTTNSLERKRPSLSCNISPMNNSVNLPPMVPVTCNLVQTVHPSQTVTTGVNQQSVFASNNKTTNESATTDS, from the exons ATGTTGGAGCTGGTGGAACGCAAAGCAAATGGAATTTCGTGGCCAAGTTGTCGTGGTCAAACTTTGAACACGTTCGCGAAGGATCCAAAAGGGATCCTCTTTCTCAGGCGAGACAAAGGTTGTCCGCGTGAGAAACGATGGAGAAAGGAGAACGGAGGGCTGTTGTGCTCTCTTGGTCAGCTAGGGTGCAACGAGTCCTACAGTCCGGACACCTTGGGCACGTGGAAGTTCCACAAGGTGTCTCGAAAGAG CCATGAGGGGATGAGCACTGGCGTGGGAGATGGAGGtggaggtggtggtggtggtgtacAGGGAAGCGGAGGCGGAAGAAACACGCCGCCCCATGGATCGCCCACCCCCATGGATAAAGCGACTTTGAAAGTCCATCTTCCTAACG GTGGTTTCAACCTGGTTAAGTTCGGTGACGCGATCGATGTAAAGGGTATCATCTCTTTGGTAACCAGTCGATTAGCTGTTGGCACGCGACACTACAGACATCTCTACGCTATGAGGCTCTATCACCCTGGATCGGGGGAAAGTTACTGGTTACATCAAGACACTACCATGTACCAG GTTCAGGAAAAGTACGAAAAGAAACATCCCCATTGCGAGTGGAGGTACGAGTTAAGAGTGCGATACCTGCCGCAGAACCTGAACGATTTGTACGAAAAGGATAAAGTGACATTCTATTATTACTATGATCAG GTTCGAAACGATTATTTATGCGCGAACCACTCGGCCTTAGACCAAGACGTAGCGGTTCAATTATGCTGTCTTGAAATTCGATATTTCTTTAAAGACATGCACCAGATAGCACTCGACAAGAAGAGCAATCTCGAGTACCTAGAAAGAGAG GTTGGTCTGCACAAGTTTTTACCCCGATCCGTGTTAAACGGAATGAAACCAAAGGCTCTACGCAAATTGATACAACAGCACTTCAAGAAGGTGGCAGCGTTGTCTGAACTAGAATGCATGTTCAAATTCTTCGACCTGTTACGGGCGCATTATAGATTCGACCAAGAGAGATTTATATGTGCTTTGGGG TCAAGCTGGTCAATACCTGTAGAACTAGTCATTGGACCAGATTTAGGAATATCTTATATGGCACACAGAGGTGGAACGGTG CCAACGAGGATGGCAGAGTTTTCTCAAATACAGTCTATTCAGACCCTCGTATCAGACTGTAAGGAGCACGCAAAAGCCTGTATTAAATTGAGGGTAGCTGGAACAGCCGAAACGTTAAGTATAACCTGTTCGAGCCTGGACCAAGCAGAAAGCcttgcagatctgatcgatggATACTGTAGGCTAGTTACTGGAAGTAATACTTCGTTATGGAATAGAAAAG CTGCATCGTGGAAAAACTATCCCTGTCCATGCAAAG ATGCTCATCCACCAAAATATAGGCAAGATGGAGGCTCAAATAGTCCAGAGAAAAATGTGAGCAAAACTGGAACTATTTTGTCGGAAGATTATGCAGAGATTGTAGACGAGGAAGGAGATTACTCGACTCCTGCTA CCAGAGATTATGAAATAGTAAGGAACCAAGTGGAACTGGGTGAAATTATCGGAGAAGGTCAATTCGGTAATGTACATAAAGGGTCTTACAAAGGAAGGGATAACCAAACTATAGCAGTAGCAGTGAAAACCTGCAAAGTCGACGCGGATCTCGCTACATCGGAGAAGTTCCTCGAAGAAGCTT ATATAATGCAGCAGTTCGAGCATCCTCATATTATAAGATTGATCGGAGTATGCTCAGAAGCACCAATTTGGTTAGTGATGGAATTAGCTAGGTTAGGAGAGATGCGAGCTTACTTGCAATCGAATAAACACCGTCTGGACCTCGCCACGCTTTTACTATATACATTTCAACTAAGTACTGCCCTATCTTACCTCGAAAGCAAGAAATTCGTCCACAG AGACATAGCTGCTAGAAACGTGCTAGTTTCTGCGCACAATTGCGTAAAGTTAGCCGACTTTGGCCTTAGTAGATGGGTAGAGGATCAAAGCTACTACACCGCGAGTAAATGTAAGTTACCTATAAAGTGGATGGCGCCTGAAAGCATAAATTTTCGAAGATTTACAACGTCTTCTGATGTCTGGATGTTTG GTGTATGCATGTGGGAAATCTTGATGTTGGGTGTAAAGCCATTTCAAGGCGTGAAAAACAACGAAGTGATTCGCAAACTTGAAAATGGCGAACGACTCGCGCTACCAAATCACTGCCCCCCACGATTATATTCCTTGATGTCTCAATGCTGGAGCTACGAGCCCAGCAAACGACCGACGTTCAAAGAAATCAGAGAAACTCTGCA TGAAATATTGCTAGAAGAAAAACATCAGCAGCAAGAAACGATGAGACGAGAAAACAGGAGAGTACAGGCCATGTCTTGGG GCGCAGACGATGTACCACCGCCGAAACCCTCGAGGCAACCACAAAACGCGACGGATCAGTCTCAACTAACCGCCGTAGCACCAGTTTCGACGTATATCGTTGCTCAAAGTCCTGAAGTTCTTGCACAACTTCTCAAGGATAATCAAAGCAGGGGGGTATGTCCCTCCGTGTACACAACTCCCGCATCGCCCTTTAATACCTTAGCAGTGCAGTTCCAAGACGAAGATCAAGTCTTAACCACTGCCTTAGTTTCAGATCTACCTTTTTTCGATCCAGCTGTCTCCGAACCTTCCGCCTCCCACGACACTCATTCAGGAGACTCTACCTTATCCGATACGAATCTAGACTCCCTCGAATCCTCGGACACTCCTCTCATGTCTAGCCTCGGTATATCAGAGACGGCGCAAGCCCAATCACCTGCTGCTAACAGAAAGCAGCAACAAAAGGTTAAAGAGATGCAAAATTTATACGCGGTTAGTTCGAAAGTGGTCGGTAGCGTTACCGGAGATCTTTACTCTCCCGTGCAAAAGTTCTCCACGTCTAGCTCTATCCCCGTCACAACTACCGCAGCTAGCTGCGGCGAAATATACGGACCAGTCGCTAATTTCACACAGAGCTCCGCTATCGTTGGTAACCTTAGTCAAAGTCCTAGCGTGGGCGGTAACTTCGGCGAGAATCCCGGAAACTTTGGGCCTAGTAGCTTAACAAATATCGTAGGGTCGAATACTCAGAATCTGTCCGGCAATTGTGGTCAATTCTCCTCTAACGTTGGTCAACCGATAAGTCAGAACGTCAGCTGTTCGCAAAGTTCTGCTGGCGTGTATCCTCGTGCGCCTATCGTTAGCTCGACCAATGCTGCCATACCCACGTCAGCCGCGGAATGCCTTTACGGTCCTGTCCTAAAATTCCGGGCGCAAAACATCCAACATCAAAACGTGTCCGACTTCGGTGCGTCTGCTGCATCGTGCATGCCAAATCAAAGGGGCAACTTGGTGCACACTTCCACTTCCGGGCAAAATCTGCAAACCCAACCATTGCACGCTCAAAACTACCAACATCAGCAAATATACTCGAACATCAGCCACCTGGGATCGCAGCCAATGTACTTGCCGCAGCACGTGCAAAACATTCAACGCCAAAATACCATTCATCAAGCGGTTTCTTACATCCCCGCGCAACACGTCAGCCAGCAAAGTCAATCGAGCGGCGCCAACCAACTTTATACGGCCCATGCGACCTCCGTCGGGCTGGTACAACCTCTGAAAGTTCAGGGTCCCGTGTACGCGCAACAAATGCAGCCTGGAATGGCGAGTCATGTGCAAAGTTCGCAAGCAACGGGCGTGAATCAGCAATTGTCCTATAATATGGCGCAAAATCACCCTGTCCAAGTGCATTTCACTTCCACGTCGGGAGCTACGGTTCAGCAGGCTAACCAGCAATACATTCATCAAAGTAACGTCGTTATCGGACAGCAAGCGAGTTCCATTAATGTCACGCAACAGCTTGGTCAGGCACAATGTAACGTTACCAATCCGACTACCAGCGCAGTAAACGTAACGCAATATTTAGCGCAACCGCCTCTGCAACCAGGAATCGTAAGATCCAGTACGCCTCAGATAGCGACTGGCGTAGCGAAAATTACTACGTTCGTAACTCATAAACAGGACGAACAATTGACAAGCTCTACCGATGGTACGCTGTCCGGGTCTCTGATATCATCCGCTGTCAGTGATAGCACAATGTCATCGAGCAGCTCGATGACAGAGGAGGCTCAGCAAGATCAG AGAACCGTACAATCGCAGCTATTCGACAACGCTACGGAGAACTTTAACAGCGGCGTGGATGATGAACAAAAGTTGCTAGAGCAGCGACTTTTGGAACAACAACGTCAGTCTGAAGAGGACAGTCGTTGGTTGGCTAGAGAAGAG AAACGTTTATCCATTGCAACGAGTGGAGACGAAAGTGCCAGTCCACCAGTTCCACGTTCAGTGACGCAGTCACCAAATCACGAGCAACACAGTGCTAATACTGGTTCTTTAGGTTctgacaaaggcagcgagaaaGTAATCGTTGTAAAG AAAATGGAACCAACACCTACTGCAGATTTAGATAGAACCAATGACAAAGTGTATGATTGCACTACCAGTGTTGTGCGGGCTGTAATGTCCCTTTCTCAAG GTGTTCAGCAGAGCAAAGCAGAACAATACTTGGAGTTAGTACGTAAAGTAGGTATTGAACTGAGAGCATTGCTTTCATCTGTAGATGCACTGATGGATATATTACCTATATCTGCTCATCGTGAAGTAGAAATGGCTCATAAGGTACTTAGCAAAGACATGGCAGAGCTTGTAACAGCTATGAAACAAGCCCAAAAATATAGTGCAACTACTTTGGACGTAGAATATCGGAA GGGAATGTTGTCAGCAGCACACATTTTAGCAATGGATGCAAAGAATCTGTTAGATGTAATTGATTCGATCCGTATTCGTTACCCATACGTGGATAGTCAAATTTGTCAGAAGCAAAACAATATCGCACCAAAAGAACCTACACAGGAAAGTCGTATTCGTTCCAGTCAATCTGGAGAACAATTTCTAAGGAGAAGTCAGTCTAGCGAGCGTCAGGGTACCACCTTCAGGCAGAGTCAAAGCGGTGAACTTTTACATAAAATGGGTCAGTCCGTCGATCGATCGTTTCAG gGTAGTCAAAGTGACGTTAATTCCAGCTCTAGTTTAGAAAGAAGACATCATATTGTTACTAACAGCCTCGAACGCAATTCAACGACCAGAAGACAAATGACGACTAATAGTTTAGAAAGAAAACGACCATCTTTGTCGTGTAATATCAGTCCTATGAATAATTCGGTTAATTTGCCACCAATGGTACCAGTTACTTGTAATTTAGTCCAAACGGTTCATCCGAGTCAGACAGTGACAACAGGTGTTAATCAACAGTCAGTGTTTGCATCTAATAACAAAACAACAAATGAAAGTGCGACAACTGATAGCTAA